In Pseudemcibacter aquimaris, the sequence TTGTCACGGTTAAACTGGCAACATCAAGTGACGGGAAAATTGCCAAAGTTGAAGGGGAACAATATTGGGTGACAGGGCAAGAGGCGAGGGCGCGTGGACATCTGTACCGTGTAAGCCATGATGCCATAATGGTTGGTATCAACACTGTTCTAGCGGATGACCCATCACTTGATTGTAGGTTATCTGGATTAAATGGCCACTCACCAATTAGAATTATATTGGACAGTGAACTTAAGTTGCCTGTGGTTAGCAAATTATCGCAATCAGCGCAGGATATTCCAGTTTGGGTTATGACGGTGTCAAATGATCAAGAAAAGATATCTACTTTGGAAGAGCTGGGCGTAAAAATCTTTCAAATACAGAAAAATGATCAAAACCAACCTGATATTTCAGAAGTGCTAAGAGTGCTTGCGCAAAATGGAATTACCAGATTACTTTCTGAAGGGGGCGCTAAAGTAAATGCTTCTTTGGTGAAAAATGGCTTAGTTGACCGAATAATATGGTTTAAATCTGCAGAATCTATTGGCGAAAATGGTGTAAATGCATTATACGATATTCCAATAGATGAAATTGATCAGTATTTAGATCTATCGCTCATTGAAAATGGTGTTGCCGGGGCCGATCACTGGCAGGAATTTATGGTTAAACGTTAGGTAAAAAAATGTTTACAGGAATTATTACAGATATCGGTGAAATCACAGAAATCACAAAAAGCGGTGATACCCGCATGGTGATTAAAACATCATTTGATACTTCAACGATTGAATTTGGTGCATCCATCGCTTGTTCTGGCGTCTGCCTTACTGTTGTTGGTAAGGGGGATGATTGGTTCAGTGTTGATGTGTCTGCGGAAACGCTATCATGTACGTCACTTGGTGATTGGGCTGTTGGATCAAAGGTTAATCTTGAACGCGCTTTAAAAGTGGGTGAAGAACTTGGCGGTCATATTGTAACCGGGCATGTTGATGCAGTGGGTAATGTTAAATCGATTGAGCCGGAAGGTGACAGTAAGAAAATTATTTTCACATTACCGCCTTCACTGAAAGCTTATATCGCTGCAAAAGGGTCGGTTACTATTAATGGTGCTTCCCTTACCGTGAACTCAGTTATTGATAATGACACTGATACAGAATTTTCGATAAATATTATTCCACATACACAAGAAAAAACGACCTTTAGCAGTGTTGCAGTTGGGGATAAGGTCAATATTGAAATTGATATTCTGGCAAGATATGTCGCCAGAATGAGAGACGTTGCAAATTAAGTTTAGAGAATATAATGCCACATAGATTTTTATCCCCTATTGAAGATGTTTTAGAAGATGCAAAAAATGGTCGTATGTTCATCCTTGTTGATGATGAAGACCGTGAAAACGAAGGGGATTTAATCATCCCGTCACAAATGGCAACGCCGGATGCTATTAACTTTATGGCGACCCATGGACGTGGCTTGATTTGTTTGACATTAACTGCTGAACGAGCCGAAGAATTGGGCCTTCAGATGATGTCGCAAAACAATAGAACGCGTCATCATACGGCCTTCACAACATCTATTGAGGCCTCGGAAGGGGTAACAACCGGCATTTCAGCTGCGGACCGTGCCCACACAATTGCAGTGGCAATTGACCCAACAAAAAACAAAGATGATATCGTAACGCCGGGGCATGTATTCCCAATTGTGGCAAAGCGCGGCGGCGTTCTTGTCCGTGCGGGCCATACCGAAGCAGCGGTCGATGTTGCGCGTCTTGCAGGTCTTATCCCATCTGGCGTAATTTGTGAGATTATGAATGATGACGGAACAATGGCTCGTCTTCCTGACCTTGTGGAATTTGCCAAGAAACACCAATTGAAAGTAGCGACTATTGCTGATCTGATCGCGTACCGCAGACGTCATGATAATCTTGTTGAATGCATTGATGAAACAAGTGTTGATTCCGAATTTGGCGGTGAATTTAAAATGCGTGCTTATCTTTCAAAGGAAGATGGAATTCAACATTTTGCCCTTGTTAAAGGTAATCCTACGACTGCCGATAAAGTATTAGTCCGCATGCATTCTTTTAATATTTTTGAAGATTTGCTTGGACAAAAAGGTGCAAAAACCGGTCAGTTTAACCGCGCGATGGAAGAGCTAGGTAAAGAAGAATGTGGTGTGCTTGTTTTCCTTCGTGAAAATAGAAAAACATATATCACCGATGAAATTGCCAAGAAAGATCAGAAGAAATCGAAAAAATCACCGAATATTAAAAACTATGGTATTGGTGCGCAAATTTTGCTCGATCTTGGGGTTAAAGAATTCACTTTACTTTCTGATAGTGAACATAACGTAGTCGGTATTGAAGGATATGGTCTTAATATTGTTGCGCATCAGGCATTTGATGCTGACCTTGATCTTCAGATTGTAAATAAGAAGGACCAGTAAATGAAACTACTGATTGTTGAAGCAAGATTTTACGAAGATATTGCAGATGAACTTGTAAAAGGTGCAGTGCAGGCAATTGAAAATGCCGGCGCAGAATATGACCGTCTTTCCGTTCCGGGTGCTTTGGAAATTCCAGCAGCGATCAGATTTGCTGCTGATGGTAATGATGGTTATGACGGTTTTATCGCCCTTGGATGTGTTATCCGCGGTGAAACAACCCATTATGATTATGTATGTGGTGAAAGTGCGCGTGGCTTAATGGAATTAACCATTAAAGACAGGCTTGCAATCGGTAATGGCATTTTGACTGTCGAAGATCGTGACCAAGCATGGGCCAGATGTTCTGTCGATGATAAGAACAAGGGCGGTGCGGTTGCAGAAGCGGCCATTCGTATGATTGAACTTAAGAAACAATACGGGGTTTCTTAAAATGGCAGAGAATAGAAAAGCAAAAGGCGGCGCAAGAAGTTCTGCACGTCTTGCTGCCTTACAAGCATTATACCAAATTGAAGCAAGTGGTAGTCCGGCAAGAATTGTGGCCAAGGAATTTGTCGATCACCGAATTGACGAGGTTATTGACGATACGCCATTGGAAAAAGCAGACGTTAAATTTTTTACAGATTTGGTCATTGGTGTTCATGAGCGTCTTGATGAAATTGATGAACAAATAAAATCGAACCTTAGCGATGATTGGTCAATGGAACGTATTGAATCCGTTGCTAGAGCAGCGCTGCGCGCGGGTGTATATGAAATTATCGCACGTGTTGATGTGCCGACCAAGGTGATCATTAACGAATATATTGATGCGACAAAGGCATTTTTTGATGACGGCACACCAGCATTTGTAAATGGTGTTCTTGATAAAGTAGCACGGGATAATCGCGGTTAGGGTAAAGGTGATAAGCTGACCACATCAGAATTTGATCTTATTTCGAAATATTTAAGGCCCCTGACTAAAGAGGGAGGGGCCGCTGATGCCCTTAAAAATGATGCTGCTGTCTATAGCCCAAATCCGGGCATGGATATCGTTACCACAAAAGATACGTCCATTGCTGGTGTTCATTTTTTTGAAAATGACGATCCGGAATTGATTGCTGAACGATGCTTAAGGATTAATTTGTCTGACCTTGCTGCCATGGGGGCGGAACCTGTGGGCTATTTACTAAGTCTTTCATTGCCGATAACTGGGATTGATGTTGATAGTTGGGTTAAAAAATTTGCCACAGGCCTAAGCAGCAATCAAAAGTTTTTTCGATGGGATTTATGGGGTGGTGATACTGTAAGCACACCCGGTCCATTATCAGTATCTGTAACGGCGATTGGGGAAGTGAAGAGAGGGCAGTATCTTTCCAGATCAGGTGCAAATGTAGGCGACGGTATATATGTATCAGGTGCGCTTGGTGATGCAGCAATGGCGCTTGATGTTATTCAGGGGAACTTGAACACTGATAAAGATGCATTTTTTAAAAAACGATTTTACAAACCATTTCCAAGATTGAAACTTGGTAAAAACCTGGTGGGTGTTGCGTCGGCAGCACTAGATATATCAGATGGGCTTATGGGTGATATATCACATATCTGTAATCATTCCGGTGTGGGCGCAATAATTTATTGTGACAAAATCCCACTATCATCGGCTTTTGTAAATATTTTAAACGAAAATAAGCAGTATCATTCCCTTTCATGGAGTGGTGGTGATGATTATGAATTATTGTTTACAGTACCAAAAGAGAATGAAAAACAATTGCAAAATTTACCCAAATGCCAATATCATGACATTGTAAAAATTGGAGAAATTATCGAAGGGGATAATGCTATCTTACTTGATGGTATAGGAAATAAAATAGAGCTTGAAAAACAAGGGTTCCAACATTTTTGAAAACAGGTGAATAATGTCCGAAGAAGAAAATAAAGAAGACGAAAAACCGGAAGAAAAAACAGAAGAAGGCGGCGGTGGTAAGAAGCTGTTGATTGTTGGCTTGCTGGCAGGTTTGATCGTCGGGGGTGGCGGCGCCGCGGGGTATTTCATTATGCAATCTGGTAATGATGGTGGTGCCGAAGTCGTTGAAGCAGAGCCAGAGCCGGAAATTGAGCGTCCAGACTATCAATATGCGCAGTTAGACCGTCTCAGTTTACCTCTATTTCATAATGGTAGGGTGCTAAATTACGCCATGATGAGTGTCTCTCTGGAAACAATTGGTGAAGAGAATATGACTTTGGTGAATAAAAATATGATTATCATCAAAGATGCATTGCTTAGACATTACAGCAATAATTCAGTGGGACGCGAAGATAATCCACGCGTTGTTGATTTTGATAAACTATCATCAAAGATACAAGAAATCATTGATCAGGAAATTGGCAAAAACATTGTAACGCGTGTTGTCATTAACGATGCAATGAATTTGTAGTTTGCTAGTTACCGGCGGTTGGGTTTGAAGCACCGCCGCCAAAGCGACCAACATTTCCGAACAGTTCAGCAAAGAAATTCATGTCTTTACCGTGGGTGACAGTTTTCTTCGTCACAGGATCAATGATTTGATTGTCTTCTACAGAATAGCGACGAATATCTGATACATAATTTTCATCATCGAATGAAATTGCGAGAATATCCATTTCCG encodes:
- the ribD gene encoding bifunctional diaminohydroxyphosphoribosylaminopyrimidine deaminase/5-amino-6-(5-phosphoribosylamino)uracil reductase RibD, with translation MKNSNPDFNQQDHYFMGLALNLARRGIGRVAPNPSVGCVLVRSGHIIGRGWTADGGRPHAETIAIKNAGDASGATAYVTLEPCAHYGETPPCAEAMVKAGVAKVVIATGDPDERVAGKGIDILKKAGVDVSTGLMKEEADQINQGFFKKVTVQQPLVTVKLATSSDGKIAKVEGEQYWVTGQEARARGHLYRVSHDAIMVGINTVLADDPSLDCRLSGLNGHSPIRIILDSELKLPVVSKLSQSAQDIPVWVMTVSNDQEKISTLEELGVKIFQIQKNDQNQPDISEVLRVLAQNGITRLLSEGGAKVNASLVKNGLVDRIIWFKSAESIGENGVNALYDIPIDEIDQYLDLSLIENGVAGADHWQEFMVKR
- a CDS encoding riboflavin synthase, with the protein product MFTGIITDIGEITEITKSGDTRMVIKTSFDTSTIEFGASIACSGVCLTVVGKGDDWFSVDVSAETLSCTSLGDWAVGSKVNLERALKVGEELGGHIVTGHVDAVGNVKSIEPEGDSKKIIFTLPPSLKAYIAAKGSVTINGASLTVNSVIDNDTDTEFSINIIPHTQEKTTFSSVAVGDKVNIEIDILARYVARMRDVAN
- the ribB gene encoding 3,4-dihydroxy-2-butanone-4-phosphate synthase — protein: MPHRFLSPIEDVLEDAKNGRMFILVDDEDRENEGDLIIPSQMATPDAINFMATHGRGLICLTLTAERAEELGLQMMSQNNRTRHHTAFTTSIEASEGVTTGISAADRAHTIAVAIDPTKNKDDIVTPGHVFPIVAKRGGVLVRAGHTEAAVDVARLAGLIPSGVICEIMNDDGTMARLPDLVEFAKKHQLKVATIADLIAYRRRHDNLVECIDETSVDSEFGGEFKMRAYLSKEDGIQHFALVKGNPTTADKVLVRMHSFNIFEDLLGQKGAKTGQFNRAMEELGKEECGVLVFLRENRKTYITDEIAKKDQKKSKKSPNIKNYGIGAQILLDLGVKEFTLLSDSEHNVVGIEGYGLNIVAHQAFDADLDLQIVNKKDQ
- a CDS encoding 6,7-dimethyl-8-ribityllumazine synthase, with the translated sequence MKLLIVEARFYEDIADELVKGAVQAIENAGAEYDRLSVPGALEIPAAIRFAADGNDGYDGFIALGCVIRGETTHYDYVCGESARGLMELTIKDRLAIGNGILTVEDRDQAWARCSVDDKNKGGAVAEAAIRMIELKKQYGVS
- the nusB gene encoding transcription antitermination factor NusB, which codes for MAENRKAKGGARSSARLAALQALYQIEASGSPARIVAKEFVDHRIDEVIDDTPLEKADVKFFTDLVIGVHERLDEIDEQIKSNLSDDWSMERIESVARAALRAGVYEIIARVDVPTKVIINEYIDATKAFFDDGTPAFVNGVLDKVARDNRG
- the thiL gene encoding thiamine-phosphate kinase yields the protein MSKYLRPLTKEGGAADALKNDAAVYSPNPGMDIVTTKDTSIAGVHFFENDDPELIAERCLRINLSDLAAMGAEPVGYLLSLSLPITGIDVDSWVKKFATGLSSNQKFFRWDLWGGDTVSTPGPLSVSVTAIGEVKRGQYLSRSGANVGDGIYVSGALGDAAMALDVIQGNLNTDKDAFFKKRFYKPFPRLKLGKNLVGVASAALDISDGLMGDISHICNHSGVGAIIYCDKIPLSSAFVNILNENKQYHSLSWSGGDDYELLFTVPKENEKQLQNLPKCQYHDIVKIGEIIEGDNAILLDGIGNKIELEKQGFQHF
- a CDS encoding flagellar basal body-associated FliL family protein, with amino-acid sequence MSEEENKEDEKPEEKTEEGGGGKKLLIVGLLAGLIVGGGGAAGYFIMQSGNDGGAEVVEAEPEPEIERPDYQYAQLDRLSLPLFHNGRVLNYAMMSVSLETIGEENMTLVNKNMIIIKDALLRHYSNNSVGREDNPRVVDFDKLSSKIQEIIDQEIGKNIVTRVVINDAMNL